A region of the Hemitrygon akajei chromosome 11, sHemAka1.3, whole genome shotgun sequence genome:
GACCTGAAACTACATTTATAGTTATTTTCCTTTCTCATTCAACATcactaaataaacaagtaaaagtTCACAGGAATCATTAGGAAAAAGGCAGTGTAAGTGTATACTGTATTCATTTTCAGATTGCCTTAAACAGTTAATCCTAACAATTTTACAGGTCCTTCACTGATATATAGAAGCAGCAATAAAATCAAATTGATGGGAAAGCAAGGACACTTTATGTGACAGCTAGTGGCTATCCAATGACCTTCAACAATTTACATGCAAAGGCATTACTGGGAAAAAAAGGAGCCTTTAACAAATTACACTTTAAAATGGAAGAAATTTGTAGTAACTGTATGTTGCAATGATAATTAAGTCAAACTGTAAGTGTTTCTCCAGTCAGAAAGCATTTTAATGTTTTAACTACGAAGAATAATAATTGGCAAACTTTAAGGCACGTTTCAGTAGACCTGCTAACCAGCATGCCTTCACTAGGACAACTAAAAGGTTGTCAAACAGTAGAATTTTGCATAATGTTAGACAAGAACCTGCACCACTTGGTATCTCTCCAAATACACATCAGACTATACACAAAAAATAATGCTTGCAATAACTTCTGCCTCCAATTTTCTGTTCCACTTTGAAAGTAGTCTTCCAGGCACAATGCATGAAATGTACCCATAGCTTCCAAAGCCAAGTTATTCCACATAAGGTCAAAGTGCACAAAGTATGCTACACTTTCATACTACAGACAAATGAAAATATTACACAATAAGAAAAAATGTACCATCTGGTGCTGATTAGGATAATATGGGCTCTATAATAAATTGGAAAGCAATTAATTAGTACCATTGCAAATGGAAAGTTTAGAAGCATAGATATATTCTTCTATGCCATGCAAAAGGTGAACAGAAAGAAAATTCTAAACAACCTTAATAGGGCAACAATGAAGATTGTCATTAGTAATAGGAACAGCTTTCTAGATTAGTGTTATACAAAATCTAAAACAGCAGGCAGCATGATACCAAAATTAGACGCATGTATAAACACattgaagcaaaaaaaaattacaagaaaaTCAAAGACAGTTTACAACAATGTGAAGTGTTTAGTCAGGCAAAGCAAAGAATAAAGATCATACTCATTTTAGTTTTCACAAAATCTTCATTAATTGAAATAATTCTGACATTTAAGCTGAACGAAATTTTGCAAAGAACTTTCGCGTTTAGACAAATTTTTGACAAGATCTAAATAATACATTGCCATAActattttaataataaaattacTGAACAAGTTAACCAAATTAAATGGAATACCTGTGCTTCCAGTACTGAGTGTTTTCTTGGTTTTGTTCAAAACCTGGTCACCGTGATTAGGTGGTGGGCCTGCATCCTGACCTTGCCGAGCAAGTATTGGATCATAATCTTTACCATCGTAGTTTGCATCAAAGAACTTCTTGAACCATTGAACAAACTCAAAATTATCTTGAAACTTCCCTTTCACTAGTTTATCAACAGGGATAATCTGAACAAAAGGAAAATACACAATTAGGCATTTACGCCACTTTACCTACATTTGTTTATTCAGCACAAATGAGCAAAAATATTATTTTCTATAGACTGGGACCTCCTTAACGCAAGaaatttagatggggcagaatttgttaggcaTATCCAaggggtttcttaaatcaatatgtagatagttcAACAAGAGAGGCCCTActagacctggtgttgggtaacaAGCCTGGCTTTCAGTGGGAGAACAGTTAgcaaacagtgaccacaactccttaagttttaagatagttCAAGGATAAATACAGATCTTGCAGAAGAATATGAAATTGAAGCAAGGCAAGTTACAGGAATACTAGGCAGGAACTAGGAAGAACAGCTATTTTTGATCGTCCACATCTGACATATGCAGGGTGTTTAAAGGCCAACTGCACAGAGTCTAGGACAGGTATATTGCAGTAAGGAGGACAAGAATGGCGAGATAAGGAAATCTTGAATGTCAAAAGATGGTGAATTTAGTTAAGAGGAAAAAGGAAATGTATGCAAGACTTAGATaaaaatcaaacagagccctttaAAAGGAAGTGAGTAAAGAACCCATGAGAAGGATTAGGAGAGCCAAGAGGGGCCATGTAAAGTCCTAAGGCATTCTATGCATAAAGGGGCAATTACATCTATTGTAAAATGACCACATGTCAAATGCAAAACGAGTAGTTTATAACCTTCAACTTACTTTGTCAACACCCATTCTCttgaaagctgcttgtaaaagctTGAAATTGTGAATATATTCATGTTCCAGTTTGGCTTGAAATTTTACCTTCTTCAATCCAACACAACCGGGGAAAAGCATGTCCATAAACTGGCAATATGCTGCTCCTTTAAAACAAAATCACATTTACTTTATGATTAAGTTGCTACATATCCCTTGAGTATCCTGGCTATTAGGAGTCCTTTTCAGCCTTGTCTGAAAATACTTTACCTTTTACCTACAATTACAATTAGATCACTCACTTAAGCTgtggaaaaagaaaaataataaaaaattgcTGGTGGTATAATTTACTTTACCACTTTGGTTATCCATCATTGATTTTGGAGAAGCCAGAGAACAAGTAGCCTAAAGTGGAGTAACCTTTGCCTTCTTTCCCAAATATTAAATGTCAAAACTAACCAGATGACTACAGTTTACATGCAATGCAGAAAAATTATCTTGCTTTTAATAAGTGCAGATGAACAAAACTGTATCATCTCAGTAGCACTAAAATTGTAACTCATTAGGATCAAGTCTGTTATGCTTGTTGCTCATCACTTCCTTTGCCAGCTCAGTTATTTCATCAGCTCTGCTTTGCTCATTCATGGCATACACAATTATAATAACAATTATCGTCTTGGACACTCCCTTTAACAGATGAATTAAGAGCAAGTCATTAACACTGAAACAAAATACTTCTTGTTTAgtgattttaaaaattcatttttgTTCATGTCCAGTGTACTATAACTTTATCCTTGGTAGCACCATGCACAGCAAAGCCCAGTTCCAAGATGATCAAAGTCAATCTCCACTTGCACCCAATTCAACTGTCAATTCCTCTAGAGCCTCACTGAAGGACAGTGCTAAATTGTTGATGTGAAGAGCAGGGCTCTGATGTAATAGCCCAAGGCCTCTTTATGTTCAAAAGCATCTGAAGAAGTGAAATTGATCAAACTTAACTATTCTAGTGACTGCTAGACATGCAGTTCTAGGACTGCTAGTGTTAGTATTGAGCTTGAAGGGGATACACTGGTGCTGTTGATTGAATGCATCTATTTTCCTATGCAAAGTTACTGCCATTGACCACATCTCTGAATTGCACAGTTGTGCAGGTATGTATCATGTTGCCAGTGTAATTTTGGAGCACCACATCTGTACAGCACGTGTCAGAAGATCTACAAGGTTAGTTAAAGAGCAGACCTGGCCTCAACAGTAATGTATCATCTGGAAAGACAACACCTACGATAGTGCATACCTCTTTCAATAGTGTATTAAAATGTCAACTTTGATTAGCTCTCTAGAAACAGACGTGAACACATAACCCACTAAATCAGTTGAAAGGGCAGTGAGCCAAGGCTGATATAAAATTTGATAGGATACTATAAACAAAAAAGAATTTATTTTGAAGAAGATGGGTATGAAAAAAAGTATAATGCAACTTCAAGGCACACAACACAATTGTTGGTAATTTCCCTTTCCCCACAAGTCATATAGATTCTCTAAGATAACACAAGATCGTCTTTTGACAAACACATAAATTTACAAAATAAAGGTATCCAGTACAAAAGTATATTTACCAGAGCACAGCTGTTCAATTTTTGTGTAGCTCAATTGAAGAGAATCGTTAATCCAAGCCAACATATCATGCCGGCTTAGGTTGTCACTGGTCACAGATGTAGAATAAACGTTTACTGCCATTATTAAAACCTGGAAAAAGCAGTAATAAATTTTAACTATATGTTCATAAAAATACCATTATTCTTCCATAAATAAGTACACTCAAACATATTAGACAAGTCAAAGGTTGTCCTTATTAAATCTGCAGTACAAAAGCTGTTAGAATTCCATCTTACACTTTGAATTTCATGTGAATTCACACTAAAATATGCTACTGAGCTACTCCATGTACATTCAAAATTTTAGTTTTTggtacaagaaaaacaaattgaaAAGATTTCAGTTCATATGTCTAACATGTTCTAAATATGACTTTTTTTAAATCATAAACAGACCTTTCAAAATCTTAATGGTTTAGTGCATTTTTAAAACATTCTCACACGCCAGCTAGTTCATTTAGATATGACATTAAATCTCTGTTTAGGAAATAGATCCCCCAATCTCATTTGGACTCAATTCTTCATATTTTTTAATAGAGATTCTGCCACAATTTTATTTAACTCTAGATTTAAAATTAATTGATGTAGCAATATTTTTCTAAATAAGAAAGAGATTTACATCACCACCATGAATTTCCTAGCATCGCTTCCAAACAGTCAATCTGCTTTGTCCAAAATTCCTTCAGCAGCAGAAAATTGCTCCTGAAGTAAATTAACTGGGTAGATAGAAGTTCAAAAGTCTCAAATATTTATCTGGGTGTACGTCTAACTTATAAAACCACTTCCCACAGGATAATTTTCAAAGTCCTGTTAAAATTCTGATGACTATGCACTGTATTTCAGGGACGACATGTTCTTCCTCAGTTGCATTAAGGAACACAATTAAGTGGTTTAACCACAATTTTGTAGAGGTATTAGCAAATTTAAGGTCAATGCATCGTTTCTAGTGTGACCAAAActacatgcaatattcagaaagtGGTTTAATTAGGGACATGTTCAACTACTGCAAAATTTCCTCCACTTCACATTCTTGGATTTTAAGGTCAAAATTCCACCAGCTCTTTTTGTACTTAATGACCACATTTTAGTGATGTATGCATGGACATGCATATCTTAATGCACATTTGCATTTTCTGCTGAAAATTTTCTTTTAGGCCAAAATCAACATCCATATTACGTTCTCAATATTAATCAAGCAGTGTTTTCGTAATTTTATGTTCCTATTTATATCACTTGCAATATCTATGTTTCAACTTAAACCCTTCTCTAAAAACACCAATTTTTCTTATCTCTTCACACAAGACTTTTGAAAGTGTTAAGTGCAACTACAGGTATGTCTGATGTTACAAGTCTCAACAGTGCAGTTCAATAATTAAAAGTCAACAGAACAAAGCATATTGAAGATCTGCTTCAGTTTAATCGGCTAAAATGAAAGATGGAAGAGAAACACTTATAATGTTCtgcttggtggcgcaataatatcagcgccggactccggagcgaaggtttccgagttcaaatccaagtcgggttgagcatcaagctaccaactcggcctcgtaaaaacaagaatagcttgctacggaaacacggTCATGACAGTGCCCCAATAACTCCACTGCCatgttaagggctattcttcttcctCGTTACTTATTAGTTAGACATAcagcggcatgcaaaagtttgggtacacctgatcaaaatttctgttactgtgaatagttgagtagaagatgaactgatcgccaaaagtcataaagttaaagatgaaacattcttttcaacattttaagcaagtgtattatttttgttttgtacaattttagtgggggaaaaaggaaaggagcactatgcaaaagtttgggcaccccaagagattggagctctcagataacttttaccaaggtctcagaccttaattagtttgttagggctatggcctgttcacagtcatcgttaggaaaggccaggtaatgcaaatttcaaaactttataaataccctgactcctcaaaccttgtcccaacaatcagcagccatgggctcctctgagCAGCtgtctagcactctgaaaattaaaataaatgatgcccacaaagcaggagaaggctataagatagcaaaacgttttcaggtagccatttcctcagttcataatgtaattaagaaatggcagttaacaggaatggagGAGGTagagttgaggtctggaagaccaagaaaactttccggtggaactgctcgtaggattgctagaacggcaaatcaaaacccccgtttgactgcaaaagaccttcaggaagatttagcagactctggactggtggtgcactgttctactgtgcagtgacacctgcacaaatatgaccttcatcggagagtcatcagaagaaaacctttcctgtgtcctcaccacaaaattcagcgtcagaagtttgcaagggAGCATCTAaataagcctgatgcattttggaaacaagtcctatggactgatgaagttaaaatagaactttttgactgcaatgagcaaaggtatgtttggagaaaaaagggtgcagaatttcatgaaaagaacatctctccaactgttaagcacaggggtggatcaatcatgctttgggcttatgTTGCAGCCAGTGGTACGGGGAACATTTCTAcaaacaggataatgatcctaaacacacctcaaaatccacaatgaactacctcaagaggcacaagctgaaggttttgctatAGCCCTCACAGTcctccaacctaaacatcatcgaaaacctgtggatagacctcaaaagagcagaccatgcaagatggcccaagaatctctcagaactagaagccttttgcaaggaagaatgggtgaaaatcccccaaagaattgaaagactcttagctggctacaggagGCGTTTACaaactgtgatacttgccaaagggggtgttactaagtactgaccatgcagggtgcccaaacttttgcttggggcccttttccttttttgttattttgaaactgtaaaagatggaaataataaagtaatcttgcttaaaatattaaagaaatatgtcatctttaactttatgccttttggaaatcaggtcatgtTTTATTCACTTAGCTatttacagtaacagaaattttgactaggggtgcccagacctttgcatgccactgtatcatCTCATCCATCAATAAACTTTGCATCTCATGGTTACTAAAATTCGTGAACTTCCCTTCAATAGCTTAACGTAGAAAAGCTTCCATGGATCCAAACTTTGCTGAAAATCTAGCAGATTTACTTGGATTTGCTCGGCAGATTTGGTTAAGTAGGGAATTCTTAAACATAGTTAAGTGGAAGGATGGATTGACTGAAACTTAAATACTAACACTAACTCACCTGCACCAAGCCAACAGCTTCATAGACTTCAAAGTAACTCAGATTTCACAGCATTTCTGTCTGTCACAGGCTCTGCAGGACTACTGAAATCAGTGGGAATAACAGCAGTCCATAGAACCAAAGATGACATTAATTTGAATCAATTCAGTCCAGTTAAAAGGCATTTATTTGCTTTTGTGTGTAAATAGTTGATATTTCAACTATTTAACTTTAAAGAAAtatagtcagccctccttatccgcgaattcaaccaaccgcgaatcgccaaaacccagaagtgctcttacagtgcttgttgttcgagcattatAGACTTTATTCCttaaaacaatgcagtataacaactattttacatagtatttacattgtattaggtattataagtaatctagagataatttaaagtatgcgggaggatgtgcgtgggttatcgtggatcgggatcgaaaaaaatctgaagttcttactcagtaagtcggaacaggtacatccggtattatttagcgtcagttagtcaaaagtttgtcttagaatatagtatacattttatctttctatgcatataaaacacttaagaaagtacgtttcagcgccgggctcaggaacttcttcccgagttcaatccagtgacagaccgctatcaagtgcgctctccaccatgccaggttgatgtggaggatcaaaaacccaaaacccaataattaaactactgcgttgcttagtaataattgtagctttcatcagggcagagcctttctcactttatcctttaaaattgttccgatcattgaccgacatagcctaacacttttccaatgaccgatggcgtttcacctctttccgatcgctttactatttccactttattttcaatcgtgatcgtgattattttagtgaacagaaacactgtgcattcagagctctggcgccgggtcctaatgtccaccgcactgagacaggttgaataaggaacTTGAGCATTCGCGAATGTTGGAATCCGCGGgggatcccggaaccaatcccccgcggataagaaGGGCCGGCTGTATTTGTGAAAGATCTCTCAAGCCAGCTATTGTTGAGTGCTTAGCCAAGACAGTCTTTGCCCAGGGACTAGACATCCTGAAGGACTTTATTGCAAGAAAAAGCATGCATGCTTCAAACTACTGTTGCCCCAAGTACAAAATCCAATTTATTGTATTTTCAACAATGGAAATCAAACTATTTTAACAGATACAACCTACACTTGGTCAAGATCTAATCCTATTAATAAACATCACTTATTTTCCAAGAGCCTTACAACACAGATAAATCAGAGTGCCTTCACACAACATAGATATCAAACTCATTCTTAAACACCATTCACATTGCTGCACATTATTAATAAACAGAAACTTATCATGCATTCTTCCAGCATCAGTGAATTCAATTTGTCTTCTGCAATGTAAACAGATTATAATGCAATAAAATTAGGAAAAGCCAGGAAAGAAGAAAAAGTGGATGCTCtgctctgccccccccccccccccccacatctccACATTCCCTATCCACTTCCTGGAATAATTCAGCAAAGGAAGTCATCCATAGGATTGATCGTAAATTCACAAGTCATTCTCATTACATTGTTAGTCTGTATTGTGAAATTGGTGTGAACCAGTCAGCTGTTGACGGATATTAGATAAATACTTTTCTGCACTAGGTAATTGCTTCCTTAAATACTATGCACCAGTAATGAAACAATTTATTCTTCAGGGAACAACAGCAAAGATTTTGAAAGATGTCTCATTTCAACACCAGACCAATCTAACATTTGGAAACATTGTTCAGATACAGAACTGTAAACTCATTTTTCTTGGAAGATAATACAAGCACGCAATTTTTATCAAATCCCACGTGGAAATTTCTAGCCAGattcgtcccccccccccaccaatcctAAATGGGTCTTGCATGAAACCAAAAGTCACATTCATGTGGAATTATGGATCAGCTCATACTGGTTCAATTCTCTTGTCACCAAGTTTCTCATTCTCATCCTCCCAATTCACTTTGACTGTTCTATGTTTCAGCAACACAAAACAGAAATTATCTCCTGGAGATACCAACTacttttaaaaattcattttaaAAAACCCCTCATATCCACCATTTTTGTCTTATATGCCAATACCAATTAATTTTGTCCTCTTTGGtatgcaataaatattgatgGGAGAATATGCAGgtgaaaataataattataaaaagGAAAGCTTTAGAAGTTTATGTTCCAGTTTGCTATGTTTTCAAAGCCAACATTTCTAGCTCTACTGAATTCTTACTGTTGGATTTCCATTTTCCGCTCTTCTTGGCATGGGatattaatattattttctaaAAATAATTTGATAAATTCATATATAGCCtctttttaaaaaagggcaattACTGAGCAAATCTCTCTATTCATCAGTTTACCTACATTCTTTTTCTTTTGGtcaactaattttaaaaaaaatcttgggTAATAGCTcttgcttttccctctcaaacctaaCAAAGTCATAGTTAATTAATCCAGtatgtattccccccccccccaccaatcacTACATCTAGAATGGACCTTttctttatatacctctatcaagatgATCActctcctctgctccaaagaaaacaaactcAAAGTACGCAGTCTCTTGAAGGCATCATCCTGGtgcatctcctctgcaacctctccagaTCATCAGATCCATTCAAGAGTAGCAACCAGAACTGGATCAGTACTCCCAATGCAGTCCAAGATCTAATAATGTTGTACCATAATATCTTTGCACTTTTATTCATAATGCAAATACAGTAAACCACTTAATCAACAACTATCAAGCCATATGTAAATCCCAAACATTTGGTATTTGGCTCATTATTTGTAATTCTGATGATTTACCATCTGGCTCCAGATAGCTGCAGTTGTCTAAACTGATACATTTTAAAAAGCACTATTGGGTAGTATAGTAGTGTAGttgttagcataacactattacagcaccagcaataaAATCAGGCTTCAGTTCCCACTACTGTAAGGAGTACGTACGTTCTCCCTAcgaccacatgggcttcctctgggtgttccattttcctcccacagaacAAAGACATACCTACGATGGACTGGGTCCTATCCACTACTTTTCTGTACAAGGAATACATTG
Encoded here:
- the LOC140736109 gene encoding microtubule-associated protein RP/EB family member 1-like; protein product: MAVNVYSTSVTSDNLSRHDMLAWINDSLQLSYTKIEQLCSGAAYCQFMDMLFPGCVGLKKVKFQAKLEHEYIHNFKLLQAAFKRMGVDKIIPVDKLVKGKFQDNFEFVQWFKKFFDANYDGKDYDPILARQGQDAGPPPNHGDQVLNKTKKTLSTGSTVTQKVYPTPKVSATPKPVSAAPKRPAMVGNGDAQVAELAQQINVLKITVEDLEKERDFYFGKLRNIELICQENEQDNDPVIQRIVEILYATDEGFAVPDVADEQPEEQEEY